The proteins below come from a single Hirundo rustica isolate bHirRus1 chromosome 6, bHirRus1.pri.v3, whole genome shotgun sequence genomic window:
- the LOC120753820 gene encoding inositol 1,4,5-trisphosphate receptor-interacting protein-like 1 gives MDVITFLYMLLQSLIQYLLPVGDVLDEETHWRMELRAKRLERKRIRLEWEVERLALRQSGRAWGDGLWSALQQWQAWAVAGLLVLLLGLYFFWSKRTNETENSSEGDEEDRTRDSDLRWILEHIEWPVQDLQAGCEWTTGLMDNYTVYFGHVLSNSFYPVLQRAIGVGSAFEGWSPREQDVVYRVLIPMTPPRGHSFHLELDSAGQRHVRNFRVRVQLECTCMREQQGENMLCFLHHPQEELRSNQDPSLLDTLCTDSYLDVHKTARWFYQLVRAIWPALPQSHNWHLTLLPSTRSCQFKVTNVEANFRIEMLFGVRRCDSDIFVSSQPGYAGTPSTLWTETYDVAEMKFFELISRQAPPDSLHLRCLQLFTRLQLGFGFSTYVVKTIVMHLLNTIPVSQWRRWYFLQRLGDINENLHCCLEEKCLNHFVIGNKRFPQEISLPLDVASAEPPNLFHHLAQYPTAHSQAMSEYQDFQHRLTSVLLNGH, from the coding sequence ATGGATGTCATAACATTCCTTTACATGCTCCTGCAAAGCCTCATCCAGTACCTGCTTCCCGTGGGCGATGTTTTGGATGAGGAGACACATTGGCGCATGGAGCTGCGTGCAAAGCGCTTGGAGAGGAAGAGGATTCGGCTGGAGTGGGAGGTGGAGCGGCTGGCTCTGAGACAGAGTGGAAGGGCCTGGGGAGACGGGCTCTGGTCAGCCTTGCAGCAATGGCAGGCCTGGGCTGTTGCTGGGCTTCTCGTCCTTCTCTTGGGACTATATTTTTTCTGGAGTAAAAGGACCAATGAGACAGAGAACAGTAGCGAGGGTGATGAAGAAGACCGTACCCGTGACAGTGATCTGAGATGGATTCTAGAGCACATAGAGTGGCCTGTACAGGACCTGCAGGCAGGCTGTGAGTGGACAACTGGCCTCATGGACAATTATACAGTTTATTTTGGACATGTCCTATCAAACAGTTTCTACCCAGTCCTGCAACGAGCCATCGGGGTGGGCAGTGCCTTTGAAGGTTGGAGTCCCCGTGAGCAGGATGTTGTGTATCGTGTGCTCATACCCATGACTCCTCCCCGAGGCCACAGCTTCCACCTGGAGCTGgactctgcagggcagaggcacGTGAGGAACTTCCGTGTCCGCGTGCAGCTGGAGTGCACCTGcatgagggagcagcagggtgagaacatgctctgcttcctgcaccacccccaggaggagctgaggagcaATCAGGATCCCAGCCTCCTAGACACCCTGTGCACTGACTCCTACCTCGACGTGCACAAAACTGCCCGCTGGTTCTACCAACTGGTGCGAGCAATCTGGCCAGCTTTGCCTCAGTCACACAATTGGCATTTAACGCTGCTGCCCTCCACACGCTCCTGCCAATTCAAAGTGACCAATGTAGAAGCAAACTTCAGGATTGAGATGCTGTTTGGGGTGCGGAGATGTGACTCAGACATCTTTGTGAGCAGCCAGCCAGGATACGCTGGAACCCCTAGTACTCTGTGGACTGAGACCTATGATGTAGCAGAGATGAAGTTCTTCGAGCTCATCTCCAGGCAGGCCCCTCCTGACAGCTTGCACCTGAGATGCCTGCAGCTCTTCACCCGTCTTCAGCTGGGCTTCGGTTTTTCCACCTACGTGGTGAAGACCATTGTCATGCACCTCTTGAACACCATCCCCGTGTCACAATGGCGCAGGTGGTATTTTTTGCAGCGCCTGGGGGATATCAATGAGAACCTGCACTGCTGCTTGGAGGAGAAATGCCTTAACCACTTTGTCATAGGTAACAAGAGATTTCCTCAGGAAATTAGCTTGCCCTTGGATGTTGCATCAGCTGAGCCACCCAATCTCTTCCATCACCTGGCACAGTATCCAACTGCCCACTCCCAGGCGATGAGCGAGTACCAGGACTTTCAGCATCGGCTCACAAGTGTGCTGCTCAATGGCCACTGA